The Amaranthus tricolor cultivar Red isolate AtriRed21 chromosome 6, ASM2621246v1, whole genome shotgun sequence genome has a segment encoding these proteins:
- the LOC130814930 gene encoding anaphase-promoting complex subunit 4 isoform X1 has translation METDESERVIPFQLQFDKPAPSQIKLGEWNPEKDLLAMVTEDSKIILHRFNWQRLWTTSPGKCISSLCWRPDGKVIAVGLEDGTISLHDVENGKLLRSMKSHSAAVVCLNWEEDHGHGQDNGENAGSYEDRTLRFFPPAPRVPRMSGVVSGDSTLMDNIEDSFQDLLNTSHQRFNILCSADKDGGICFSIFGIFPIGKINIHSLSLPLNGDQVTYKILHATIYKVALSKDFCRLIIKCCGELFSSSIEFNHGQFAERQTRGMHCLVLDTSLFRKRKQELHQVAQQASNIEDLTEVIRASLSIMYKQWCDAMQIFHDKFHSLSTLIVNNGLDSSPQEEFLSLLGGARTSPPVHQFLVNSLGESGLKRVIKAVSTAAKELQVVLLDHIQPAAEIIGFRMGELRGFSRWPARYGGIGLDEKLIHDATEKVGMLLVQVVRFVQILSSVTPQFSNFFSWLLRCIKILMSDSSDQLPPYNSELVIMFLKFLYDRDPVKLLLDQSMIDHHVHLNEDTIQQVEELVKLGGFADTKCLHRTLAKEFQCMEASFKEAFDMPSTTVSKEIICKQMLPLYSFQSSPPSTPIYVPTSISFFRDVEPDVSTCGTNQEKLVDYISFHIPEWTSAHASNCVCILRGVIDESDCTRNRYTAVEALLLSVSKDLSCVDLSLYKERQIVLLFNGTTAASDSSKNALLMMIQTSDLPFVPLSGSINLNLWNLDQLQDCILPLQTESAKVRSIPHNVIPPLAVSSSRGVGCVFAARKRALVYILEEDEEEEEEEEEEASDMD, from the exons ATGGAGACTGATGAATCGGAGCGAGTCATTCCTTTTCAGCTTCAATTCGACAAACCTGCTCCTTCTCAG ATAAAATTGGGGGAGTGGAATCCTGAAAAGGATTTATTGGCAATGGTGACGGAGGACTCAAAAATTATATTGCATCGGTTTAATTGGCAGCGATTGTGGACAACTTCACCCG gaaAGTGTATATCATCGTTATGTTGGCGGCCTGATGGTAAAGTCATAGCAGTTGGACTTGAAGATGGAACCATATCGTTGCATGATGTTGAA AATGGGAAATTATTAAGAAGCATGAAGTCTCATAGTGCTGCTGTAGTTTGTCTTAACTGGGAAGAAGATCATGGACATGGACAG GACAATGGAGAAAATGCCGGGTCCTATGAAGACCGTACATTGCGTTTCTTTCCTCCTGCCCCAAGAGTACCACGGATGTCTGGAGTAGTGTCTGGAGATTCCACTCTTATGgataacattgaagactcattTCAGGATCTGCTAAACACTTCACATCAACGTTTTAACATTCTGTGCAGTGCAGATAAGGATGGAGGCATTTGCTTTAGCATATTTGGTATATTTCCCATTGGGAAAATT AACATACACAGTTTGTCTCTTCCACTCAACGGTGATCAAGTAACATATAAGATCCTGCATGCTACCATTTATAAG GTTGCTTTGTCAAAGGATTTTTGTCGTTTGATCATCAAATGCTGTGGAGAATTATTTAGCAGCAGTATTGAGTTCAATCATGGGCAGTTTGCTGAACGACAAACCCGGGGTATGCATTGCCTGGTGTTGGACACCTCTCTTTTCCGCAAGAG GAAACAAGAGCTTCATCAAGTTGCTCAACAAGCCTCCAACATTGAAGATTTAACTGAGGTCATTCGTGCATCGCTTTCTATCATGTATAAGCAATGGTGTGATGCCATGCAGATATTCCATGACAAATTCCATTCTTTATCTACACTAATTGTTAacaatg GACTGGACTCATCACCTCAAGAGGAGTTTCTGAGCCTTCTAGGAGGTGCTCGAACTAGTCCACCTGTTCATCAATTTCTTGTCAATTCTCTTGGCGAATCG GGACTCAAGCGTGTGATAAAGGCTGTATCTACTGCAGCAAAGGAACTTCAGGTTGTTCTCCTTGATCATATCCAG CCAGCAGCTGAAATTATTGGATTTAGAATGGGAGAACTAAGAGGTTTTTCAAGGTGGCCGGCGCGCTATGGAGGCATTGGCTTGGATGAGAAACTTATACACGATGCAACCGAGAAAGTAGGAATGTTGCTTGTACAAGTTGTACGTTTTGTGCAGATTCTTTCATCTGTTACACCGCAG TTCTCAAATTTCTTCAGTTGGCTATTAAGGTGTATAAAGATACTAATGTCAGATTCAAGTGATCAACTTCCACCTTACAATAG TGAACTCGTAATCATGTTTCTGAAGTTCCTCTACGATCGTGATCCCGTAAAGCTGCTTCTGGACCAATCTATGATTGATCATCATGTACATCTTAATGA GGATACAATACAGCAAGTTGAAGAACTTGTTAAACTAGGGGGCTTTGCGGATACCAAATGTCTACACAGAACCTTAGCAAAAGAATTTCAATGTATGGAAGCCAG TTTCAAAGAGGCCTTCGATATGCCCTCCACTACCGTTTCAAAGGAGATAATCTGCAAGCAGATGTTGCCTCTCTATTCCTTCCAATCTTCTCCACCATCCACCCCTATCTATGTGCCCACATCAATATCGTTTTTCCGG GATGTTGAGCCTGATGTTTCAACATGTGGGACCAATCAAGAAAAGCTTGTGGATTACATCAGTTTCCATATACCTGAGTGGACCTCGGCACATGCTTCAAATTGTGTATGCATATTGCGAGGAGTGATAGATGAATCAGACTGTACTAGGAACAGATATACTGCAGTTGAAGCCTTGTTGCTGTCTGTGTCAAAGGATCTCAGTTGTGTTGATTTATCTCTGTATAAA GAACGCCAGATTGTTTTGTTGTTCAATGGAACAACAGCCGCATCTGATAGCAGCAAAAACGCTCTTCTCATGATGATTCAAACAAGTGACCTTCCATTTGTACCTTTATCTGGATCAATCAATCTGAACTTGTGGAATTTGGATCAGTTGCAG GACTGCATATTGCCTTTGCAAACGGAGAGTGCAAAGGTTCGAAGTATACCTCACAATGTGATTCCTCCACTTGCAGTAAGCT CATCCAGAGGCGTGGGTTGTGTTTTTGCCGCTAGAAAGCGAGCCTTAGTTTACATTcttgaggaagatgaagaagaagaagaagaagaagaagaagaagcttCGGATATGGATTGA
- the LOC130814930 gene encoding anaphase-promoting complex subunit 4 isoform X2 encodes MKSHSAAVVCLNWEEDHGHGQDNGENAGSYEDRTLRFFPPAPRVPRMSGVVSGDSTLMDNIEDSFQDLLNTSHQRFNILCSADKDGGICFSIFGIFPIGKINIHSLSLPLNGDQVTYKILHATIYKVALSKDFCRLIIKCCGELFSSSIEFNHGQFAERQTRGMHCLVLDTSLFRKRKQELHQVAQQASNIEDLTEVIRASLSIMYKQWCDAMQIFHDKFHSLSTLIVNNGLDSSPQEEFLSLLGGARTSPPVHQFLVNSLGESGLKRVIKAVSTAAKELQVVLLDHIQPAAEIIGFRMGELRGFSRWPARYGGIGLDEKLIHDATEKVGMLLVQVVRFVQILSSVTPQFSNFFSWLLRCIKILMSDSSDQLPPYNSELVIMFLKFLYDRDPVKLLLDQSMIDHHVHLNEDTIQQVEELVKLGGFADTKCLHRTLAKEFQCMEASFKEAFDMPSTTVSKEIICKQMLPLYSFQSSPPSTPIYVPTSISFFRDVEPDVSTCGTNQEKLVDYISFHIPEWTSAHASNCVCILRGVIDESDCTRNRYTAVEALLLSVSKDLSCVDLSLYKERQIVLLFNGTTAASDSSKNALLMMIQTSDLPFVPLSGSINLNLWNLDQLQDCILPLQTESAKVRSIPHNVIPPLAVSSSRGVGCVFAARKRALVYILEEDEEEEEEEEEEASDMD; translated from the exons ATGAAGTCTCATAGTGCTGCTGTAGTTTGTCTTAACTGGGAAGAAGATCATGGACATGGACAG GACAATGGAGAAAATGCCGGGTCCTATGAAGACCGTACATTGCGTTTCTTTCCTCCTGCCCCAAGAGTACCACGGATGTCTGGAGTAGTGTCTGGAGATTCCACTCTTATGgataacattgaagactcattTCAGGATCTGCTAAACACTTCACATCAACGTTTTAACATTCTGTGCAGTGCAGATAAGGATGGAGGCATTTGCTTTAGCATATTTGGTATATTTCCCATTGGGAAAATT AACATACACAGTTTGTCTCTTCCACTCAACGGTGATCAAGTAACATATAAGATCCTGCATGCTACCATTTATAAG GTTGCTTTGTCAAAGGATTTTTGTCGTTTGATCATCAAATGCTGTGGAGAATTATTTAGCAGCAGTATTGAGTTCAATCATGGGCAGTTTGCTGAACGACAAACCCGGGGTATGCATTGCCTGGTGTTGGACACCTCTCTTTTCCGCAAGAG GAAACAAGAGCTTCATCAAGTTGCTCAACAAGCCTCCAACATTGAAGATTTAACTGAGGTCATTCGTGCATCGCTTTCTATCATGTATAAGCAATGGTGTGATGCCATGCAGATATTCCATGACAAATTCCATTCTTTATCTACACTAATTGTTAacaatg GACTGGACTCATCACCTCAAGAGGAGTTTCTGAGCCTTCTAGGAGGTGCTCGAACTAGTCCACCTGTTCATCAATTTCTTGTCAATTCTCTTGGCGAATCG GGACTCAAGCGTGTGATAAAGGCTGTATCTACTGCAGCAAAGGAACTTCAGGTTGTTCTCCTTGATCATATCCAG CCAGCAGCTGAAATTATTGGATTTAGAATGGGAGAACTAAGAGGTTTTTCAAGGTGGCCGGCGCGCTATGGAGGCATTGGCTTGGATGAGAAACTTATACACGATGCAACCGAGAAAGTAGGAATGTTGCTTGTACAAGTTGTACGTTTTGTGCAGATTCTTTCATCTGTTACACCGCAG TTCTCAAATTTCTTCAGTTGGCTATTAAGGTGTATAAAGATACTAATGTCAGATTCAAGTGATCAACTTCCACCTTACAATAG TGAACTCGTAATCATGTTTCTGAAGTTCCTCTACGATCGTGATCCCGTAAAGCTGCTTCTGGACCAATCTATGATTGATCATCATGTACATCTTAATGA GGATACAATACAGCAAGTTGAAGAACTTGTTAAACTAGGGGGCTTTGCGGATACCAAATGTCTACACAGAACCTTAGCAAAAGAATTTCAATGTATGGAAGCCAG TTTCAAAGAGGCCTTCGATATGCCCTCCACTACCGTTTCAAAGGAGATAATCTGCAAGCAGATGTTGCCTCTCTATTCCTTCCAATCTTCTCCACCATCCACCCCTATCTATGTGCCCACATCAATATCGTTTTTCCGG GATGTTGAGCCTGATGTTTCAACATGTGGGACCAATCAAGAAAAGCTTGTGGATTACATCAGTTTCCATATACCTGAGTGGACCTCGGCACATGCTTCAAATTGTGTATGCATATTGCGAGGAGTGATAGATGAATCAGACTGTACTAGGAACAGATATACTGCAGTTGAAGCCTTGTTGCTGTCTGTGTCAAAGGATCTCAGTTGTGTTGATTTATCTCTGTATAAA GAACGCCAGATTGTTTTGTTGTTCAATGGAACAACAGCCGCATCTGATAGCAGCAAAAACGCTCTTCTCATGATGATTCAAACAAGTGACCTTCCATTTGTACCTTTATCTGGATCAATCAATCTGAACTTGTGGAATTTGGATCAGTTGCAG GACTGCATATTGCCTTTGCAAACGGAGAGTGCAAAGGTTCGAAGTATACCTCACAATGTGATTCCTCCACTTGCAGTAAGCT CATCCAGAGGCGTGGGTTGTGTTTTTGCCGCTAGAAAGCGAGCCTTAGTTTACATTcttgaggaagatgaagaagaagaagaagaagaagaagaagaagcttCGGATATGGATTGA